A genomic region of Nymphaea colorata isolate Beijing-Zhang1983 chromosome 2, ASM883128v2, whole genome shotgun sequence contains the following coding sequences:
- the LOC116247056 gene encoding abscisic acid and environmental stress-inducible protein-like isoform X2 — translation MALRRISLLVIFAAFLLFSQVLARELEEKPVADKRDALSQTQMDEFNDEKYGGYGGGGYGRGGYGYGRGGYGGYGHGGGYGYGHGRGCYYRCGYRCCSAEEYAEFVQGGN, via the exons ATGGCACTGAGAAGGATCTCCCTCCTCGTTATCTTTGCCGCGTTCTTGCTCTTTTCCCAAGTGCTTGCTCGTGAGTTGGAAGAGAAACCTGTTGCTG ACAAGAGGGATGCTCTCTCCCAGACGCAGATGGATGAGTTCAACGATGAAAAGTACGGAGGATATGGAGGAGGTGGATATGGACGCGGTGGATATGGATATGGACGCGGTGGATACGGTGGATATGGACACGGTGGCGGATATGGATATGGACATGGGCGCGGTTGCTATTACCGGTGCGGGTACAGGTGCTGCTCGGCTGAGGAGTACGCAGAGTTTGTGCAGGGTGGCAACTAG